In one Papilio machaon chromosome 15, ilPapMach1.1, whole genome shotgun sequence genomic region, the following are encoded:
- the LOC123721741 gene encoding uncharacterized protein LOC123721741 yields MSQFDEIQGKIEMLSSDSEEQINERDVMEDNFGSLICQVKKYIEGFHNFHNNGENDLVVNSHSSKHSKSFNIKLPTIDLPHFDGNSLKWLEFRDTFNSLVNENDQIPEINKFHYLRSSLRDGAIVVINSIAFTAANNKLAWEMLCNRYDNTRLLVNNHLKSLFSFQPLTKESHQSLRYMIDYFTKNLRSLNVLNEPTDSWDPLIIFMMTIKLDGVTSCKWEEYRSSLPDSLCLDDFYIFLRNRADILETLQFNKSDNFKYEKGSHRYDPKVTRSFVITNKRTNNKSCVVCKGNHLLHNCDQFRNMRVETRLSEVARLNLCANCLRPGHRPSRCFRQCCRLCNIKHNTFLHMEEAKTVNYLTHPAAFTATIIIPKFRCPP; encoded by the coding sequence ATGTCGCAATTTGATGAAATTCAAGGAAAGATCGAAATGTTGTCTTCTGATTCTGAAGAACAGATAAATGAAAGGGATGTTATGGAAGATAATTTTGGTTCATTAATCTGTcaagtgaaaaaatatattgaagggTTTCATAACTTTCATAATAATGGCGAAAATGATTTGGTAGTTAATTCACATTCATCCAAACACTccaaatcatttaatatcaaattgcCGACTATAGATTTGCCTCACTTTGAtggaaattcattaaaatggtTAGAATTTCGCGATACGTTTAATTCATTAGTAAATGAAAATGACCAAATTCCGGAGATTAATAAGTTCCACTATTTACGTTCCTCGCTAAGAGATGGCGCTATTGTCGTCATAAACTCAATTGCTTTTACGGctgcaaataataaattagcaTGGGAGATGCTTTGTAATAGGTACGATAATACTAGGCTGTTAGTGAATAATCACTTGAAATCATTATTTTCCTTTCAACCTCTTACTAAGGAATCTCACCAATCATTACGTTATatgattgattattttaccaaaaatttACGATcacttaatgttttaaatgaaccGACCGATTCTTGGGAtccattaattatatttatgatgaCGATCAAACTAGATGGCGTCACTAGTTGTAAATGGGAGGAATATAGAAGTTCTTTACCGGACTCTCTCTGCCTGgacgatttttatatatttcttcgtAATCGAGCTGATATTTTAGAAACACTACAATTTAACAAatctgataattttaaatacgaaaaagGTTCTCATAGATATGATCCAAAAGTAACAAGATCCTTTGTAATAACCAATAAACgcacaaataataaatcttgtgTTGTTTGCAAAGGgaatcatttattacataattgcGATCAGTTTAGAAACATGAGAGTGGAAACTCGGTTGAGTGAAGTTGCCAGACTTAATCTTTGCGCCAACTGTCTGCGACCGGGCCATCGTCCCTCTCGATGCTTTCGTCAATGCTGTCGTCTATGTAACATAAAACACAATACGTTTTTGCATATGGAAGAG